The following are encoded in a window of Brevibacillus ruminantium genomic DNA:
- a CDS encoding ferritin family protein, with translation MYGYPVYPVRWPVPMQDEGRQRAVEPAERRLAADLLRAVRREERAGKFYAQLAELAPSENLRVLINIIKDERIKHLTNFSQLYRQITGREPQLLREAVPAPESFRKGVELAIRDELESMDSYRDFAEATANPHIRRAFLRAAEDEQRHSTWFSNILISLGS, from the coding sequence ATGTACGGATACCCCGTCTACCCGGTGCGCTGGCCTGTACCGATGCAGGACGAAGGCAGGCAAAGGGCTGTTGAACCGGCAGAGAGGAGATTGGCTGCAGATCTCTTGCGGGCTGTACGCCGCGAGGAAAGGGCGGGAAAATTTTACGCCCAACTGGCGGAACTAGCCCCCAGCGAGAATCTGAGAGTCTTGATCAATATCATCAAGGACGAGCGAATCAAGCACTTGACGAACTTTTCCCAACTGTACAGACAGATTACCGGGAGAGAACCGCAACTGCTCAGAGAAGCTGTCCCTGCGCCCGAATCCTTTCGCAAAGGAGTTGAACTGGCGATTCGAGATGAGCTGGAGTCGATGGACTCGTATCGAGATTTTGCTGAGGCGACAGCGAATCCCCACATCAGGCGAGCATTTCTGCGGGCTGCTGAGGATGAACAGCGCCATTCCACCTGGTTTAGCAATATCCTGATTTCACTTGGCAGCTAA
- a CDS encoding bifunctional diguanylate cyclase/phosphodiesterase has product MKSELFSLDQKEWAGLFQTNDRLKEVMRELADVKYALDQSSIVAITDHKGIILYANEQFCRISGYEPDELIGEDHRILNSSYHPKEFFKNMWATIGSGQIWRGEVCNRAKTGSIYWVDTTIVPFMDEKGVPYQYVSIRNDITDRKKMEEEVKQSEEKYRLITENTTDLIGVIDREGNFLYLSPSHEVVLGYDIAENAEHNLLSWIAEDDREIMSEAVEHAFATRKSRQIEYRLCTKAKKPIWVETTLNPVLTAAGAVRKLVLVSRDITERKKSEQTIHHLAYHDTLTDLPNRRLFVQYLSKELNKAKRVGAQLAVLFLDLDRLKDINDTWGHDVGDLILLEAAKRLKSCIRKHDMVARLGGDEYTIVLTNISGQEEVESIVSRLQGLLQKPLLVAGQSFTLSMSIGISLFPKDGDQLDDLLKRADTALYVVKSRGRNSYEFFDPTMEAKTLERILMENELRKAIAQGHFEIYYQPKKDLSTGKLTGMEALVRWIHPELGIIPPNRFIPIAEETGMIIELGEWILRHACQQNKRWQDEGFPPLKVSVNLSARQLHQKNLVEVIQTVLKETGLDAQWLELEITESVLVKLEEAIEILQAIRDSGVQISIDDFGTGYNSFSYIKHLPIDTIKIDASFIQDIHQNQESQAIVKAIVTIAESLNLNVIAEGVELLDQVAALSENGCDQGQGYLFSKPLPTGDFEQYLLSAHKNS; this is encoded by the coding sequence ATGAAAAGTGAATTGTTTTCCCTCGATCAAAAGGAATGGGCTGGACTTTTCCAGACCAATGACAGATTAAAAGAAGTAATGCGCGAGCTGGCGGATGTGAAATATGCGCTTGACCAGTCCTCTATCGTTGCGATCACAGATCACAAAGGAATCATCCTTTACGCCAACGAACAGTTCTGCAGGATTTCCGGTTATGAGCCGGATGAACTGATCGGGGAGGATCATCGCATCCTGAACTCCAGCTACCACCCGAAGGAATTTTTCAAAAACATGTGGGCGACGATCGGTTCGGGCCAAATTTGGCGGGGCGAAGTGTGCAACCGCGCCAAAACCGGCTCTATCTACTGGGTGGATACCACCATCGTGCCTTTTATGGATGAAAAGGGAGTACCGTACCAATATGTATCCATCCGCAACGATATTACCGACCGCAAAAAGATGGAGGAAGAGGTAAAGCAAAGCGAAGAGAAGTATCGTTTGATCACAGAAAATACGACAGATTTGATCGGTGTAATCGACCGGGAAGGCAACTTCCTTTATCTTTCGCCTTCACATGAAGTGGTGCTTGGCTATGATATCGCTGAAAACGCAGAGCATAACCTGCTCTCCTGGATAGCGGAAGACGACAGGGAGATTATGAGCGAAGCGGTTGAACATGCTTTTGCAACCCGGAAGAGCAGGCAAATTGAATACCGTCTCTGTACCAAGGCTAAAAAGCCGATTTGGGTAGAAACGACGCTCAATCCGGTTTTGACTGCTGCTGGAGCCGTGCGCAAGCTGGTTCTGGTGTCACGTGACATTACCGAGAGAAAGAAATCTGAGCAAACGATCCACCATTTGGCGTACCATGATACGTTGACGGATTTGCCCAATCGCCGGTTATTTGTTCAGTATCTGAGCAAGGAGCTGAATAAAGCCAAAAGGGTCGGTGCCCAGCTGGCGGTGCTGTTTCTGGATCTGGATCGTTTGAAAGACATCAACGACACCTGGGGGCATGACGTCGGGGACTTGATCCTGCTGGAAGCGGCCAAACGCTTGAAAAGCTGTATCCGCAAGCATGATATGGTTGCCCGGCTCGGCGGCGATGAGTATACCATCGTACTGACCAATATTTCCGGCCAGGAAGAGGTAGAGAGCATCGTTTCCCGTCTGCAGGGGCTGCTGCAAAAGCCTCTCCTGGTGGCAGGACAGAGCTTTACGCTTTCAATGAGCATCGGGATTTCCCTGTTCCCCAAAGACGGGGATCAGTTGGATGACCTGCTGAAGAGAGCGGATACGGCACTGTATGTAGTGAAATCCAGAGGGCGAAACAGCTACGAATTCTTTGACCCGACGATGGAAGCGAAGACGCTGGAGCGCATCCTGATGGAAAATGAACTGCGCAAGGCCATTGCTCAGGGGCATTTTGAAATTTACTATCAACCGAAAAAGGATCTGTCGACGGGAAAATTGACCGGGATGGAGGCGCTTGTCCGCTGGATTCATCCGGAGCTGGGAATCATTCCGCCCAATCGCTTTATCCCGATCGCAGAAGAGACCGGGATGATTATCGAGCTGGGAGAGTGGATCTTGCGGCACGCATGCCAGCAGAACAAGCGATGGCAGGATGAGGGCTTCCCGCCGCTCAAGGTATCCGTCAATCTGTCGGCCCGCCAGCTTCACCAGAAAAATCTTGTCGAGGTGATCCAGACGGTCCTCAAAGAGACGGGACTGGACGCCCAATGGCTGGAGCTGGAGATCACCGAGAGTGTTTTGGTCAAGCTGGAAGAAGCGATTGAGATTTTGCAAGCGATCCGGGACTCCGGTGTGCAGATATCCATCGATGACTTTGGAACCGGTTATAATTCTTTTAGCTATATCAAACACTTGCCGATTGATACGATTAAAATCGACGCCTCCTTTATTCAGGATATCCATCAAAATCAGGAGAGTCAGGCGATTGTGAAAGCGATCGTGACGATTGCGGAAAGCCTGAATCTCAACGTCATCGCCGAAGGAGTAGAGCTGCTAGACCAAGTGGCGGCCCTCAGCGAAAACGGTTGTGATCAGGGACAAGGCTACCTGTTCAGCAAGCCTTTGCCGACAGGGGATTTTGAGCAGTATCTCTTGTCTGCCCATAAAAACTCATAA
- a CDS encoding DMT family transporter, translating to MNPVLYGSLVVLTTLLMGSSFAIGKIGLDYVSPLLLVGCRFTLAGLLMALWVRNMPFPKTLQGWTRVLLIGFLQTAGVMGCIFLSLRTITAAESSILTFLNPLLVVILSTWLLGTKYRPSQWLGVLIGFIGVAITLGFHLQWSTGTLWGLGAAIFWSLGTLSIKKWGADLHVWVLTAFQMLFGGLLLLLMAVTLETPKLIVTPTSVFIILWLAIMASIVQFAGWFYLLAKGDPGKTSAFLFLAPFFGVLSGWLLLGEKVEWYVYLGGALIFSGIFLVNWTVAKPKPASA from the coding sequence ATGAATCCTGTGCTGTACGGAAGCCTCGTCGTGCTGACCACACTCTTGATGGGTTCCTCCTTTGCCATTGGGAAAATAGGCTTGGACTATGTTTCCCCACTCTTGCTGGTGGGCTGTCGGTTCACACTGGCCGGTCTGCTGATGGCGCTATGGGTGCGAAACATGCCATTTCCGAAAACCCTGCAAGGGTGGACGCGAGTGCTTCTCATCGGTTTTTTGCAAACGGCCGGCGTCATGGGCTGTATTTTTCTCAGCTTGCGCACGATCACGGCTGCCGAATCATCCATTCTCACCTTTTTAAATCCCCTGCTCGTCGTCATTCTAAGTACCTGGCTGCTCGGTACCAAATACCGTCCTTCCCAATGGCTCGGGGTTCTCATCGGATTTATCGGTGTTGCCATCACACTGGGATTTCATTTGCAGTGGAGTACCGGCACGCTTTGGGGTCTGGGTGCAGCCATCTTTTGGTCACTCGGCACCCTCTCCATCAAAAAGTGGGGAGCTGATCTGCACGTCTGGGTATTGACTGCGTTCCAGATGTTATTTGGTGGACTGCTTCTGCTTTTGATGGCGGTCACCCTGGAGACACCCAAACTGATCGTGACTCCCACCTCAGTTTTTATCATTCTCTGGCTCGCTATCATGGCCTCGATTGTTCAATTCGCCGGCTGGTTTTATCTTCTGGCCAAAGGCGATCCCGGCAAAACAAGCGCATTCCTCTTTTTAGCTCCGTTTTTTGGCGTGTTGTCGGGCTGGCTGCTGCTGGGCGAAAAAGTGGAGTGGTACGTCTATCTGGGTGGCGCACTCATTTTCTCCGGTATCTTTCTGGTCAACTGGACGGTCGCCAAACCAAAACCCGCCTCAGCTTAG
- a CDS encoding WGxxGxxG family protein, whose amino-acid sequence MMKKLGTLILTLALVFTMGGVSAFAETGGTGNVGATTNTGTTGPGTGTAVGTGTGTGVTGTTGVDGYRNMYRTTAATGRNWGWIGLLGLFGLAGLTGRNRSREPQR is encoded by the coding sequence ATGATGAAGAAGCTGGGTACATTGATTTTGACTCTCGCTCTGGTTTTCACAATGGGCGGCGTATCTGCGTTTGCGGAGACTGGAGGAACCGGGAATGTCGGTGCTACAACCAATACCGGAACCACTGGGCCAGGAACAGGAACTGCTGTAGGAACCGGCACGGGAACAGGCGTAACCGGTACCACAGGCGTCGACGGCTATCGCAATATGTACAGAACCACGGCTGCTACCGGCAGAAACTGGGGCTGGATCGGCTTGCTGGGACTGTTCGGTCTGGCCGGTTTGACGGGTCGTAACCGGAGCCGCGAACCACAGCGGTAA
- a CDS encoding TRAP transporter large permease produces the protein MMYALIGFVVLLGLGAPIAFVIGITGFLHLLSTGEFHLLPAMTQRMYSNVDSFTLLAIPFFILAGELMNASGITTKLIGFSRSLIGYVRGGIGYVNVVVALFLGAIVGSANAEAAIRGSMMVPEMEKDGYDRDFSSALTATSSIIGPIHPPSLIFIIYGVAASTSIGALFLAGIIPAFLIAVAHMVVVYFYVRKKGVALKKHPFPTFKEFWLSFYQAIPALLIPLIILGGIYSGIFTPTESGAIACFVALIVGLFVYRTLKLSHLPKILLHTGIITASITFIIATSNILGWSLAIEQLPQKIASVMLAISDSPIVILLLINVLLLIVGMFLDITAALLILVPVLLPVVTSIGVDPVHFGLIISINLALGLVTPPVGVVLFVTSNVTKVPLQRLVKACVPFFISILVTLLVVTYVPELSLFLPKMAGLIGQ, from the coding sequence ATGATGTACGCGCTGATTGGATTTGTGGTCCTGTTGGGACTGGGAGCTCCCATCGCCTTCGTGATTGGGATCACCGGTTTTCTCCATCTGCTCAGCACCGGCGAGTTCCACCTCTTACCGGCGATGACCCAGCGGATGTATTCCAACGTGGACAGCTTTACATTGCTTGCGATCCCGTTCTTTATTCTGGCGGGCGAGCTGATGAATGCCTCCGGGATAACGACAAAGCTGATTGGATTTTCCCGCAGCCTGATCGGATATGTACGGGGAGGGATCGGCTATGTCAATGTGGTGGTAGCGCTCTTTCTTGGTGCGATCGTTGGTTCAGCCAATGCGGAAGCGGCGATTCGCGGCTCGATGATGGTTCCCGAGATGGAGAAGGATGGATATGACCGCGATTTTTCTTCCGCACTGACGGCCACCTCTTCGATAATCGGGCCGATTCACCCGCCAAGCTTGATCTTCATCATTTATGGAGTGGCTGCCAGTACGTCTATTGGCGCGTTGTTCCTGGCGGGGATTATTCCGGCGTTCCTGATCGCTGTGGCTCACATGGTTGTCGTGTATTTCTATGTACGGAAAAAAGGAGTGGCACTAAAAAAGCACCCTTTCCCCACCTTTAAAGAGTTTTGGCTCTCTTTTTATCAGGCAATCCCTGCTTTGCTGATTCCCCTCATTATCTTGGGCGGTATTTATTCCGGTATCTTTACACCGACAGAATCCGGTGCGATCGCCTGCTTTGTGGCGTTGATCGTGGGATTGTTTGTCTACCGGACGTTGAAGCTTTCGCACCTGCCAAAAATTTTGCTGCACACCGGGATCATAACAGCTTCGATTACCTTTATTATCGCCACCTCGAATATTCTGGGATGGTCGCTGGCTATCGAGCAGCTCCCCCAAAAAATCGCGTCCGTAATGCTGGCCATCAGTGACAGTCCGATCGTGATCCTGCTTTTGATCAACGTCCTGCTCTTGATCGTCGGCATGTTTCTGGATATTACGGCAGCGCTTCTTATTTTGGTACCGGTGCTTCTTCCCGTTGTCACCAGCATCGGTGTCGATCCGGTTCATTTCGGTCTCATTATCTCGATTAACCTGGCACTTGGCCTGGTGACACCTCCCGTCGGCGTGGTTTTGTTCGTAACGTCCAACGTGACGAAGGTACCACTGCAACGGCTGGTAAAGGCATGTGTGCCGTTCTTTATTTCCATTCTGGTGACGCTCTTGGTCGTTACCTATGTGCCTGAGCTCTCTCTGTTCCTGCCGAAGATGGCAGGGTTGATCGGACAGTGA
- a CDS encoding TRAP transporter small permease: MQQLSNWVYRISTWLIMVLVGIMACVTLTEVIARNVFHHSFSWSEEVARFTLVWLTFIGASAVYKRKELVGFDMFMRMLPSHVRKIASGFLHFFTISFILVLTFYGLQQTFSKTAMIQHTPGLQMPMFVVYMSIPLGMLMTLVHAVALLVEKKQEGGADQ; encoded by the coding sequence TTGCAGCAGTTGAGCAACTGGGTATATCGAATTTCAACATGGCTGATCATGGTTCTGGTCGGGATCATGGCATGCGTTACGCTTACAGAAGTGATCGCAAGAAACGTTTTTCATCACTCGTTCTCCTGGTCGGAAGAAGTGGCGCGGTTTACGCTGGTCTGGCTTACCTTTATCGGAGCCAGCGCAGTCTATAAAAGGAAAGAGCTGGTCGGGTTTGATATGTTCATGCGCATGCTTCCTTCGCACGTCCGAAAAATCGCTTCCGGCTTCCTGCACTTTTTCACAATCAGCTTCATTCTGGTTCTGACTTTTTACGGCTTGCAACAAACCTTCTCAAAAACAGCGATGATCCAGCATACACCTGGACTGCAGATGCCCATGTTTGTGGTGTATATGTCCATTCCGCTCGGCATGCTAATGACGCTTGTTCATGCGGTCGCCCTATTGGTGGAGAAGAAACAGGAAGGGGGAGCTGACCAATGA
- a CDS encoding TRAP transporter substrate-binding protein, producing MKKRSGFLVSLSMALLLTACGGQAGGGSTANSSDAGAPKEQVIKIKFAHAAAETHPFHMATEKFAELVKTKTNDRVILTVFPSRQLGDDREILEQTMNGTLDAAAVSSAIFSGFTPVLDAVQMPFLINNYDLEAKVLKSPVTKELLDSLDGSLGLKGLTLFEGGMRHIANNKKKVETPADLKGLKLRVVPSDLIKDTFSSLGASPTPMAYGEIYSSLQTKVIDGEEINLTSIVSEKHYEVLKHVTLSGQFPFPAAVVFNSDVFNKLSAEDQKAIQEAADEAAVYVLEEVKKLDEDALKTLKQEGIEVTELQDNKEFLDITHAVYETYTAKNPLIGKFVDEVQKMK from the coding sequence ATGAAAAAAAGAAGCGGTTTTCTGGTAAGTTTGTCGATGGCGCTCCTGTTAACAGCTTGCGGTGGACAAGCTGGCGGCGGTTCGACTGCGAATTCGTCCGATGCAGGGGCCCCAAAAGAGCAAGTCATAAAAATTAAGTTTGCTCATGCGGCTGCAGAGACCCATCCTTTCCACATGGCTACCGAAAAATTTGCCGAGCTGGTGAAAACGAAAACGAACGATCGCGTCATCCTGACCGTTTTTCCGTCGCGTCAGCTTGGTGACGACAGAGAAATCCTGGAGCAAACGATGAACGGCACCTTGGATGCGGCTGCTGTTTCCAGCGCCATTTTCAGCGGATTTACCCCGGTGCTGGATGCCGTACAGATGCCGTTTCTTATCAATAACTACGATCTGGAAGCAAAGGTATTGAAGTCGCCGGTGACCAAGGAATTGCTGGACAGTCTCGACGGGTCTCTTGGATTGAAGGGGTTAACCTTGTTCGAAGGCGGCATGCGTCATATTGCCAACAACAAGAAAAAAGTGGAGACTCCCGCAGATTTGAAGGGACTGAAGCTTCGGGTGGTGCCTTCTGATCTGATCAAGGATACGTTCAGCTCGCTGGGTGCTTCTCCTACCCCGATGGCCTATGGCGAAATCTATTCCTCCCTGCAAACGAAGGTGATTGATGGGGAAGAGATTAATTTGACGTCCATCGTATCGGAAAAGCACTACGAGGTTTTGAAACATGTGACACTGTCGGGGCAGTTCCCTTTCCCCGCCGCAGTCGTGTTTAACTCCGATGTATTCAACAAGCTCTCCGCAGAGGATCAAAAAGCGATTCAGGAAGCGGCTGACGAGGCAGCGGTATACGTGCTGGAGGAAGTAAAGAAATTGGACGAGGACGCTTTGAAAACGTTAAAGCAGGAAGGTATTGAGGTCACCGAGTTGCAAGACAACAAAGAGTTTTTGGACATTACCCATGCTGTCTATGAGACCTACACGGCGAAAAATCCGCTCATTGGCAAATTTGTAGATGAAGTGCAAAAAATGAAATAA
- a CDS encoding HpcH/HpaI aldolase family protein, translated as MNKIKRETPLMKQQLSAGKPQIGIFSKAHSLELVEIIGLAGFDFIVIDMEHTALTFQQVEQMVRAADLYGLHTIVRVPDAQASTILHALDLGATGIQVPQINDARDVKAVIKSAMYPPRGIRGVTYAHRAAKYGFVSGKQYMQEANERTTIAVHIETVSAYQQVDEICGADGLDVVFIGPVDLSIALQVSPDYLEGGLSEAVKTILESCRKNGKQPGIVVNNEREYRFALEQGIPYIVWGSDLAVFKQALTSIKQLQEQIDREI; from the coding sequence ATGAATAAGATCAAGCGTGAAACACCGCTGATGAAACAACAGCTTTCTGCGGGCAAACCGCAGATCGGAATCTTTTCGAAAGCGCATTCATTGGAACTGGTTGAAATCATCGGGCTGGCCGGCTTTGATTTTATCGTAATTGACATGGAGCACACCGCCTTGACGTTTCAGCAGGTGGAACAGATGGTTCGGGCAGCCGATCTGTACGGACTCCATACCATCGTCCGCGTTCCGGATGCACAAGCCAGCACAATTCTTCATGCGCTTGATCTGGGGGCAACAGGGATACAGGTCCCGCAAATCAATGATGCCCGGGACGTTAAGGCGGTCATCAAAAGCGCGATGTACCCTCCACGGGGTATACGGGGAGTTACATACGCGCACCGGGCAGCCAAATACGGATTTGTTTCCGGCAAGCAGTATATGCAGGAAGCAAATGAGAGAACCACGATCGCTGTCCACATCGAAACAGTAAGTGCGTATCAACAGGTGGACGAAATCTGCGGCGCGGACGGATTGGATGTCGTTTTTATCGGTCCTGTGGATCTGTCGATCGCCTTGCAGGTTTCCCCGGATTATCTAGAGGGAGGACTGTCTGAGGCGGTAAAAACGATCCTGGAGTCCTGCCGTAAAAATGGGAAGCAGCCAGGGATTGTCGTCAATAACGAAAGGGAGTACCGATTCGCTTTGGAACAAGGAATTCCTTACATCGTCTGGGGATCGGACTTGGCGGTGTTTAAACAAGCCCTAACCAGTATCAAGCAATTGCAGGAACAAATTGATCGCGAAATTTGA
- a CDS encoding cupin domain-containing protein produces MLKVSNWNQIQEVFVREGVTRKGFSGEGATLAINTLVPGHEPRPHSHHYEQIVYIMSGKVKFHVGEEAVILEEGGLLVVPPDVEHYAEVIGDEVVINLDVFTPKRAEYDE; encoded by the coding sequence ATGCTGAAGGTTTCCAACTGGAATCAGATTCAAGAGGTTTTTGTTCGGGAAGGAGTAACCAGGAAAGGGTTTAGCGGCGAAGGAGCAACGCTCGCTATTAACACGCTGGTACCGGGACACGAACCGAGGCCGCACAGCCACCATTACGAGCAAATCGTGTATATCATGAGTGGCAAAGTGAAATTTCATGTGGGGGAAGAAGCAGTCATTTTAGAAGAAGGAGGATTATTGGTGGTTCCGCCTGATGTTGAGCATTATGCGGAAGTGATCGGTGATGAAGTCGTCATCAATCTTGACGTGTTCACACCGAAGCGGGCTGAGTATGATGAATAA
- a CDS encoding GntR family transcriptional regulator — MLMDHLEGNTKSDKVYEFLKEQINTGVYKPGDRIIIREISRQLGVSDIPVREAVKKLGSEGLLEVKSHSGARVAALNINNLEEIFLIRVELETLATRLAVRSATPEEVAELERCVGKMEESYQNNDIPAYTAHNREFHQLLYRASHAPYLTEIIENLYVRSENSKMIFQHDPERLRRSNAEHREIIEAIIAKDEEKAAAVIRFQKENGFRGVLHALRLSQSLLGG; from the coding sequence ATGCTGATGGACCATCTCGAAGGGAATACCAAATCAGATAAAGTCTATGAATTTTTGAAGGAACAAATTAATACGGGGGTATACAAGCCGGGGGACCGTATCATCATACGTGAAATTTCTCGCCAATTGGGCGTAAGCGACATCCCGGTCAGGGAAGCAGTAAAAAAATTGGGCTCGGAAGGCTTGCTCGAAGTGAAGTCTCACAGCGGGGCTCGCGTGGCAGCACTAAATATCAACAATCTGGAAGAGATCTTTCTGATCCGGGTGGAGTTGGAAACCCTGGCGACTCGTCTTGCGGTCAGATCAGCAACTCCGGAAGAAGTCGCTGAGCTGGAGCGCTGCGTGGGGAAGATGGAGGAGAGCTACCAAAATAACGATATTCCCGCTTACACAGCCCACAATCGAGAGTTTCACCAACTCCTTTATCGGGCATCCCATGCACCATATTTGACAGAAATCATTGAAAACCTGTATGTGCGAAGCGAAAACTCCAAAATGATCTTCCAACACGACCCGGAACGGCTGCGCAGGTCAAATGCGGAGCATCGGGAAATTATAGAGGCAATCATCGCAAAGGATGAAGAGAAAGCGGCAGCGGTGATCCGCTTTCAGAAAGAAAATGGTTTCCGGGGCGTGTTACATGCATTGCGGTTATCACAATCACTTCTCGGAGGTTAA
- a CDS encoding DUF6282 family protein, whose protein sequence is MYAEILEGAYDLHVHTGPDVSPRKLDDLDMAERLRKIGMKGFGIKSHYFCTAERARLVKKLYPDINPLGAVCLNYPTGGINPAAVEMAARDGAKIVWMPTFDAANELDYLLNQGSYGELPPWAKVQLELNQQGKGQAGISILEDGKLTKSTLDVLDIVAQHRLILATGHLSKTEIFALVKAAKEQQVKNIVITHPTFSSVNLSKEEQKELAELGAYLEQCFGVITPVYGIDWDGLYETIQYVGPAHCILSSDLGQVNNPYPDEGMITFVQNLLENGFTKAEIKKMTVENTTMLAEG, encoded by the coding sequence ATGTACGCTGAAATTCTTGAGGGCGCCTACGATCTTCATGTCCACACCGGTCCCGACGTCAGCCCCAGAAAGCTGGACGACCTGGATATGGCAGAGAGGTTGCGAAAAATCGGCATGAAAGGCTTCGGGATCAAATCCCATTATTTTTGTACAGCGGAACGGGCTCGTCTTGTAAAGAAGCTGTATCCGGACATCAATCCGCTCGGCGCCGTTTGCCTGAATTATCCGACAGGCGGCATCAATCCTGCGGCCGTAGAAATGGCAGCACGAGACGGTGCCAAAATTGTTTGGATGCCCACCTTTGATGCGGCAAACGAGCTGGATTATCTCTTGAATCAGGGCAGTTATGGAGAACTGCCGCCTTGGGCCAAAGTCCAGCTGGAATTGAATCAGCAAGGAAAGGGGCAAGCCGGTATCAGCATTTTGGAAGACGGCAAATTGACCAAAAGCACGCTGGATGTCCTGGATATTGTTGCCCAGCACCGGCTCATTCTTGCGACCGGCCACTTGAGCAAAACCGAAATTTTTGCCTTGGTCAAAGCGGCGAAAGAGCAGCAGGTCAAAAATATCGTCATTACGCACCCGACCTTTTCTTCGGTCAACCTGTCAAAAGAGGAACAAAAAGAGCTGGCAGAGCTGGGTGCCTATCTGGAGCAGTGTTTTGGTGTAATCACGCCCGTTTATGGGATTGATTGGGACGGCCTTTATGAAACCATCCAGTATGTCGGTCCTGCGCATTGTATCCTGTCGAGTGATCTGGGACAGGTAAACAACCCTTATCCGGATGAAGGGATGATTACCTTCGTGCAGAATTTGCTCGAAAACGGATTTACGAAAGCTGAGATCAAAAAGATGACTGTGGAAAATACGACAATGCTGGCGGAGGGGTAG
- the yhbH gene encoding sporulation protein YhbH has product MEDSVPFVVSREDWSLHRKGYQDQNRHQEKVKEAIKKNLPDLVSEESIIMSNGRDVIKIPIRSLDEYRLRYNFQKGKHGGQGKGDSKVGDVIAKDGDPAQGAGKGQGAGDQPGVDYFEAEISVEELEEMLFSELELPNLQRKDEDQIVIEETRFNDVRKKGLMGNIDKKRTLIAAIRRNALAGYSDLELGITDEDLRFKTWEEIIKPHSNAVIIAMMDTSGSMGVFEKYIARSFFFWMVRFLRTKYEKVEIAFIAHHTDAKEVPEDVFFSKGESGGTICSSAYKKALEIIDSRYPTSQYNIYPFHFSDGDNLTSDNERCVKLVKELMERCNMFCYGEVNQYNRHSTLMSAYRHIKDPKFQYCVIREKGEVYKALRTFFGKREALV; this is encoded by the coding sequence ATGGAGGATTCGGTACCGTTTGTCGTCTCCCGGGAAGACTGGTCGCTGCACCGCAAAGGGTACCAGGACCAGAACCGACATCAAGAAAAGGTGAAGGAAGCGATCAAAAAAAATCTGCCTGATCTGGTCAGTGAAGAGAGCATTATCATGTCAAACGGACGTGACGTCATCAAAATCCCGATCCGCTCCCTCGACGAATACCGGCTGCGCTACAATTTCCAAAAAGGAAAGCATGGCGGGCAGGGAAAGGGAGACAGCAAGGTAGGAGACGTGATTGCCAAGGACGGGGACCCGGCCCAGGGAGCAGGAAAAGGCCAGGGAGCAGGGGACCAACCGGGTGTTGATTACTTTGAAGCGGAAATCAGCGTGGAAGAGCTGGAGGAGATGCTCTTTTCCGAGCTGGAGCTGCCCAATCTGCAGCGCAAGGATGAGGATCAGATCGTCATCGAAGAGACGCGGTTTAACGATGTTCGCAAAAAGGGCTTAATGGGAAACATCGATAAAAAGCGTACGCTGATCGCCGCGATTCGGCGCAATGCCTTGGCCGGTTACAGCGATCTGGAGCTGGGGATCACAGATGAAGACCTTAGGTTCAAGACCTGGGAGGAAATCATCAAGCCGCATTCCAATGCTGTCATTATTGCGATGATGGACACTTCGGGGTCGATGGGCGTCTTTGAAAAATATATCGCGCGCAGCTTCTTTTTCTGGATGGTGCGCTTCCTGCGGACGAAGTATGAAAAAGTGGAGATTGCCTTTATCGCCCACCATACCGATGCCAAGGAGGTACCGGAGGACGTCTTTTTCTCCAAGGGCGAGAGCGGCGGGACGATCTGCTCCTCCGCGTACAAAAAAGCTTTGGAGATCATCGACAGCCGTTATCCCACTTCGCAGTACAACATTTATCCGTTCCACTTTTCGGACGGCGACAACCTTACCTCGGACAACGAGCGCTGCGTCAAACTGGTCAAGGAATTGATGGAGCGGTGCAATATGTTCTGCTATGGCGAAGTAAATCAATACAACAGGCACAGCACCCTGATGTCCGCCTACCGCCATATCAAAGACCCGAAATTCCAGTATTGTGTGATACGCGAGAAGGGCGAGGTCTATAAAGCTTTGCGAACGTTTTTTGGAAAAAGAGAAGCACTGGTCTGA